In Planctobacterium marinum, the DNA window TGGCTATCAGATGGGGAGGGCTACCTTAAAATCTCAGCTTTACATATCCAGCTGATGTCAGAAGATTCAGTGAACTTAATCGATGATGGCGAACAAAAGATAAAAGCTTACTACAACGACTGGCGGCACTTTTCCGAGACAACGGAGCGTGATGTAGAAGAATTATTAGATAGATTTTGGTCTGCCTTTGGGAACTTGGCTTACTGGGCTATTCCGGCTCAAGAAGACGTAAAGCAAGCCTTGGCTTTTTTTACTTTACCTGATAACGCTCCGTGGGCTCAAATTAAACGCTGCTATCTTAAGTTTCAATTACATAATCATCCAGATAGGGGCGGCGATGCGCAGCTCAGCAAAGCCGCCGCAAAACATTTTGATGTGTTAAAGCGGCAGGAAAAAGCGGTTATTGGATAGCGTTTGCATCTTGACTCTGAACCTGAGAGTTAGCGGCCGAAAATTGCTGGAAATCTATGAATTCCAAGGGTTTGCTAAAAAAATACCCTTGGACTTCGTGGCAACCTAATTTGTGCAACAAACTCCATTGAGATTGCTCTTCCACACCCTCTGCGATGAGCTTAAGATTTAAGTTTCTACCCAAGTTAATAACCGTTCTAACGATGGCCTCATCGTCGCTGTCTTGATGCATGTCGCGCACGAAAGACTGGTCGATTTTCAGTTTATCGATAGGGAACTTTTTTAGATAACTCAATGAAGAATAACCCGTACCAAAGTCATCAATTGCCAGCAATATGCCTAATGACTTTAGGGCTTGAAGAGTTTCGATGGTTTGACTTTCGTTATTCATGATAACACCTTCGGTGATCTCCAGCTCCAGATTTTCTGGTGGTAATTTTGACTCCTTCAGTACACGCTTCACAGTATCCAAAAAGTCTCTTCGAGCAAACTGTTTCGGGGATATGTTGACAGCTGTAACCAGGTGGGTGTTTCCTACATCATAAAGCTGTTTGGCTTTGAAGCAGGCCTCACGAAGGATCCAATCGCCTAAAGCTACGATCTGTCCGGATTTTTCAGCAAGTGGAATAAACTCTCCAGGAGATACCCAACCAGACTCTCTTGGCCATCTTACCAGTACTTCTGCACCAATGAGTTGCTTACTTGCAATATCCACTTGAGGTTGAAAATGTAAGCGGAACGACTGTTTATCAATAGCTTGCTTCATGTCTTCTACCATCGAGGACTCTTTGGCAACCCGTTCCCCCAAACTCTTATCGTATAGGAAAGTAAACATATCACTTTGAGGTTCAATCGCATCCAGTGCATGCCGAGCCGTACGCAGCAGATCTTCCAAACTTTGGCCATGATTCGGATAACGTGTTACCCCGTAGTGTAGTTGTGGTTGATACTGAAAGTGGAATAAGGCGCAGGCAACGTAGTTTTCTAGCTGATTGATGAACACTTCTGCATGAGAACCATCCGGATCATTGTCTATCACTACTGCAAAGTTATTGTCACTAATATGAAATTCCATAGAGGTTGTTTGGTTAAACTGCTTAACTACCTCGGATACGGAAGACGCCAATTGATTGACCACTTGCTGCGCACCTTGAAAACCCTTGGTAATTTGCAGTTGGTCAAAATCAGACAAGGCGATTAATAAAAATGAAAAGGGTTTGGTAAAATTTTTACCAGTAGTGCGTTTTAGAATGTACTCTCGTAATGCGTATTGGTTGCATAAACCTGTTTCTACATGGTGAGTTGCCTGGTATTGCAGATCTTTTTCGGCCTGTTTTTGCGCGGTAATATCCGTAACGTGCATGTCCCACTGCCGTACATCTGTCAGCCAGTGCAGGCCACACTTTAAAACAGTACCATTTATTTCCAGTTCAAATAATGTTGAGTGATTTTCGTTGTCACAGACAAATTGTTTTTGCTTATTCAACTGAGGAGATAGAGCTTGTGCAAAACTCAGTTGAGTCTCCCCCAATTTGTGCCAGAGCTGTTCACTGGCTGGATTGTGAAACGTAATTTCATTATTCTCGCTAAAGGACATTACGGGGTTGGGATTGCGTTTGGGGAAAAGTGCTAGTCGATGGCTAAAAGCGGCGTTTTGCATGGCAGATTTAATGGCTCTGGCTACGATAAAGGCTACCATTAGTAGGATCGCAAAATGTATAAAAACCAGGTGGCGAACCTGATAAGAACTCTCTTCGACAGCGTTTTGCATTGTAGCCACTTCGCGGCCAATATTGTGTTTGATGGTTTCAACATGTGGCAAGATCGCCCGCCGTTGGGCGCTTATAGCCGCGAGTTGCTCTCGCGCCAGGTCCCAGTTAGTAAAGCCTGCCATGTTGTCATTAAATGCTTCCGCAATGGGGAGGATTTCCTTCAGCTGTCGTTGGATAGTGGCGAGCCCGGTATGGTTTTGATAATCCTCTTGCAAAGTCATCAGCCGGGCATTGGCATCCAGTTCCGCATTTCGATATCCGGTGTGGTAAAGCGCACTATTTTGGGTGGCGTAATACTCGTATAAATACCGTTCCTGGCGGGTCAGGGCGCTTTCAAATTTTTGCAGTGCATCATAAGTGGGTAACTGAGTTTCTACTAGTTCGAGTGTGGTGAAAATGATTTTTTCACTGCGCCAATACACTAATGAGCTGATGATTGCTCCCACTAATATGATCAGAAAGAAAGTTGTGTTTATACGTCGATTTGAGCTTCCGCCCACTGTATTCCCTTCACTGAAGTGCGTGCTTATTAATGCTTGACCGAGTTAACTGTATTTAGTGTTCAATGTGGTAAAAAATAAAAATCAAAGTTTTTACTTGTTCTTTAGATATCAAGATGTTAAAAAGTCAACAAATAACGCTAATTAATTGTTTTTTAGCTGTAACGATTTAATTACAAATGCTGCAAGTAAAAACACTCACAAACTTTTTATTTAATAGCCAGCTCGGCTATTACCGCACTTATTTCTATTATTATTGCTAAGCCTCTATTAGCTGACCCCTTTATCTTTCTTTTTTACACTTTAACAACCAGGTACCAGTATGCATAAGGATTCAATTGATAACGTCCATGTTTCAGCAGAAGACGTTTTAGTGACCCCGGAACAACTACAACAGCAAATGCCAGTTAGTGATCAAGCGCTGGCTAAAATTGGTGAATCACGCCAGATTATCAGTGACATCATTCACCGCAAAGATCACCGTTTGCTGGTGATTTGTGGTCCTTGTTCTATACACGATGTCGATGCTGCAAAGGAGTATGCGCTAAAGCTTAAGCGAGTTCAGGAGTCTTGTATGGATAGCCTCTACGTTGTGATGCGGGTGTATTTTGAAAAGCCCAGAACCACCGTAGGGTGGAAAGGCCTGATAAACGATCCCCACATTGATGATAGTTTTGATATTGATACTGGGCTGCGTAAGGCGCGTGAATTATTAATATGGTTGGCTGAGCATGAAATTCCGGTGGCCACTGAAGCATTGGATCCCATTAGCCCGCAATACCTGGCGGAACTCTTTAGCTGGGTGGCAATCGGTGCGCGCACCTCTGAATCGCAAACCCATAGAGAGATGGCGAGCGGTCTGTCAATGCCTGTTGGCTTTAAAAATGGCACCGATGGTAGCTTGGATATCGCCATCAACGCGTTGCGTTCAGCCGCTTCACCCCACAGCTTTATGGGTATTAACAAGCAAGGGCAGGTAGCGATGATCCGCACCCAAGGCAACCCTGACGGTCACGTAATATTGCGCGGCGGCAAACAACCAAATTATGACTCAGTATGTGTGGCTGATTGTGAAGAGCAACTAACAAAAGCCAATCTGACAGCTGGGTTAGTGGTGGATTGCAGTCATGCAAATTCCGGAAAAGACTATCGCCGTCAGCCACCAGTAGCACAAAATGTTGCCAATCAGATCCTGGAAGGAAACGAATCTATTATTGGTATTATGCTGGAAAGCCATTTGAAATCCGGCAACCAGAACAGTTCTGGCAAAACAAAAGAGGAACTGGAGTACGGCTTGTCAATCACCGATGCTTGTATCGATTGGGAAACTACAGAAAAGTTACTTAGAGATATCCGTGAAAAACTGATAACTGTGTTACCTTTGCGATTAAACCGAATGAGCAAAGCAAGCTAGGATGGTGGCATGACGCGCGAAACTGAGAATAGTCAACAATCAGATGAAAATGAGCAGCAGCTTGATTTGGGCCAGTTAAGACAGCAAATCGATGCTCTGGACAGTGAATTGGTACAAATACTGGCAAAACGCTCCGTGCTGACTCGCAAAGTGGGTGAATTTAAAAGTAAAACTGGCTTACCCATTTATGTACCTAGTAGAGAGGCGCAATTACTGGAATCTCGCAAGGCACAGGCCAAAGAGGCTGGTTTATCTGAGAGCCTGATTGAAGACGTACTGCGTCGTGTCATGCGGGAGTCCTATCAAACCCAAAATAAACAATATCTGTGCACTCGCCCTGATATCAAAAATATTGTGATTGTAGGCGGAAGAGGGGCGTTAGGCTCAAAATTCGTTACCTTATTTGAGCGCAGTGGCTACCAAGTTGATGTAATTGACAAAGGTGATTGGCACAGTGCCGAAGCGCTTTTTAGTACCGCGGGGTTAGTTTTGGTGGCGGTGCCGATTCGACAAACTGAGCAGGTGATCCGCACCTTAGATAGCTTGCCGAAGGATTGTGTACTGGCTGATATTACCAGTGTAAAAACCGGACCAGTTGAGACGATGTTAGCTACCCACAAAGGACCTGTAGTAGGACTTCATCCTATGTTTGGGCCTGATGTGCCGGGGTTGGTGAAGCAAGTCGTTGTGGTATCTCACGGTCGCGAGGCTGTGCAATACGAATGGCTGTTAGAGCAGTTTCGCATCTGGGGGGCTGCACTGATTGAAAGTGAGCCGCAAAGACACGATGAAGCGATGGCCTTTATTCAGGTAATGCGCCACTTCAGTAGCTTTGTATACGGTGCTCATCTGGCAGGAG includes these proteins:
- a CDS encoding 3-deoxy-7-phosphoheptulonate synthase → MHKDSIDNVHVSAEDVLVTPEQLQQQMPVSDQALAKIGESRQIISDIIHRKDHRLLVICGPCSIHDVDAAKEYALKLKRVQESCMDSLYVVMRVYFEKPRTTVGWKGLINDPHIDDSFDIDTGLRKARELLIWLAEHEIPVATEALDPISPQYLAELFSWVAIGARTSESQTHREMASGLSMPVGFKNGTDGSLDIAINALRSAASPHSFMGINKQGQVAMIRTQGNPDGHVILRGGKQPNYDSVCVADCEEQLTKANLTAGLVVDCSHANSGKDYRRQPPVAQNVANQILEGNESIIGIMLESHLKSGNQNSSGKTKEELEYGLSITDACIDWETTEKLLRDIREKLITVLPLRLNRMSKAS
- the tyrA gene encoding bifunctional chorismate mutase/prephenate dehydrogenase, translating into MTRETENSQQSDENEQQLDLGQLRQQIDALDSELVQILAKRSVLTRKVGEFKSKTGLPIYVPSREAQLLESRKAQAKEAGLSESLIEDVLRRVMRESYQTQNKQYLCTRPDIKNIVIVGGRGALGSKFVTLFERSGYQVDVIDKGDWHSAEALFSTAGLVLVAVPIRQTEQVIRTLDSLPKDCVLADITSVKTGPVETMLATHKGPVVGLHPMFGPDVPGLVKQVVVVSHGREAVQYEWLLEQFRIWGAALIESEPQRHDEAMAFIQVMRHFSSFVYGAHLAGENPCLTELLQLSSPIYRLELAMVGRLFAQDPVLYGDIIFSSDTGKALLKRFHGRFDEAMALLESGDKQQFVNQFNDIAQWFGDYANQCLADSKKLLLKADDDRTLETGV
- a CDS encoding DNA-J related domain-containing protein; the encoded protein is MRFEQTLLLDALKVILADGKSRKEFELLQALQEPPWEIFAKNALTSELQLFQTHFTLFHCLYQLQDIWLSDGEGYLKISALHIQLMSEDSVNLIDDGEQKIKAYYNDWRHFSETTERDVEELLDRFWSAFGNLAYWAIPAQEDVKQALAFFTLPDNAPWAQIKRCYLKFQLHNHPDRGGDAQLSKAAAKHFDVLKRQEKAVIG
- a CDS encoding putative bifunctional diguanylate cyclase/phosphodiesterase, whose translation is MGGSSNRRINTTFFLIILVGAIISSLVYWRSEKIIFTTLELVETQLPTYDALQKFESALTRQERYLYEYYATQNSALYHTGYRNAELDANARLMTLQEDYQNHTGLATIQRQLKEILPIAEAFNDNMAGFTNWDLAREQLAAISAQRRAILPHVETIKHNIGREVATMQNAVEESSYQVRHLVFIHFAILLMVAFIVARAIKSAMQNAAFSHRLALFPKRNPNPVMSFSENNEITFHNPASEQLWHKLGETQLSFAQALSPQLNKQKQFVCDNENHSTLFELEINGTVLKCGLHWLTDVRQWDMHVTDITAQKQAEKDLQYQATHHVETGLCNQYALREYILKRTTGKNFTKPFSFLLIALSDFDQLQITKGFQGAQQVVNQLASSVSEVVKQFNQTTSMEFHISDNNFAVVIDNDPDGSHAEVFINQLENYVACALFHFQYQPQLHYGVTRYPNHGQSLEDLLRTARHALDAIEPQSDMFTFLYDKSLGERVAKESSMVEDMKQAIDKQSFRLHFQPQVDIASKQLIGAEVLVRWPRESGWVSPGEFIPLAEKSGQIVALGDWILREACFKAKQLYDVGNTHLVTAVNISPKQFARRDFLDTVKRVLKESKLPPENLELEITEGVIMNNESQTIETLQALKSLGILLAIDDFGTGYSSLSYLKKFPIDKLKIDQSFVRDMHQDSDDEAIVRTVINLGRNLNLKLIAEGVEEQSQWSLLHKLGCHEVQGYFFSKPLEFIDFQQFSAANSQVQSQDANAIQ